From the genome of Triticum aestivum cultivar Chinese Spring chromosome 1A, IWGSC CS RefSeq v2.1, whole genome shotgun sequence:
ATAATTCAAGTGGAGCAGAACAAATGCACTGCTATAATGCAATCTGCCCAATAATGCAATCTGCCAAACCAGCAGTTTTGTCACCAAATTGTATTCGCTTAGCGACAGTGTTTTCGCTTGTTTACTTTTTCTTGGTTTCAAGTTTAACGGAAAAGAGTGTTTTCGCTTAGCGACAGTGTCTAGCATGCATGCCTACACTATAGCAGTTTTTGCTTTTTCTTGTTCTTTATACAAGCCAGAGTGTCTAGCATGCATGCCTACACTATATATAGAGGCATGATTTTGACAAGAATTAAAATTAATAATTCTGGGCTAGAAGAAAAATATATAACCACAGAGATTCGGCAAAGGTGTCCCATCACTGAAGATAGAGACCTGAAGTGAGGATGTTATGGATGCATATAACCCATGAAGCAAAATATTGGAACAGCCCCCGGAAGCACAGTTGGTCATGATAACATCAAGTGAGGTCTCTATCAATATATAACCACTGAAGACGGCACATCACTGAACACTGATACTTCCCAAATCACTCTTAAAATGGCAGAATTTCACTAAAGTGCAGAATTGGCATACTTCCCAAATAGCCACAGGAAGTGCAGAAGCAATGAtatctgaagaaaatgctgaacacTGATACTTCCCAAATCACTCTTAAAATCATACTAAAGTGCAGAATTTCACTAATGAACACTGATACTAAAGTGCATCATGCAACATGCCAAGCTCCACGGATGCAACTACCGATGGCAACATTCATAACCGGCGCTTGGCATGAGCGCCGCCGGAGCACCGCTCCACATGCACGACAAAGCCAAACAACAAAGCGTCACTCGCCTCTCGCAAACTGAAACTGAACCTAACATGTACAATCATGCAGAGAACAAATCGAAGTGGTTCTTTGTTGAGGAATAAAGAcctggttgctgctgttgttgttgcagaCGAGGAGGGGACCAGCAGGGGCACCTTGCCGGCGATGCGGCCAGAGCACCTTGCCGGCTTGCCACGGGAGGAGCAGGACCTGGTCAACAGGAGTAgccggtcagagagagagagagagagagagagagagagagagagagagagaggtacctGTCGGCTGCCGACGGAGGGAAGGTGGCGCGGCGGAGACGGCCCGGCGACCTCAACCCTAACGGACGAGGAGGGGCGGCGGCAACGATGGGAGGGCCAGCTCGGGGTAGCTCATGCTGGATCTTCTGTcccaaggagggggcggcgccggaGGGGGACGGCGAGGCGGTGGCGCAAGGAAGGGACGGCGAGGGGGAAGAGACAGGGGGGcgtgcgggcggcggcgagggcgaagACGGGCGGCGCGTGGGTTGGGGAGCAGTCGAAGGCAATGAACCCATACAGAGAACCGGGTTGTACCCACAGTTTATAGCCCATAATACATCAAACGGTTTCAGCCCATAACCAACTAACCCAAACTGGTTTCTCTCCAAACCCAAACCAAACCGAA
Proteins encoded in this window:
- the LOC123050466 gene encoding vegetative cell wall protein gp1, with product MSLTGLGFIGLRLSLVRFGLGLERNQFGLVGYGLKPFDVLWAINCGYNPVLCMGSLPSTAPQPTRRPSSPSPPPARPPVSSPSPSLPCATASPSPSGAAPSLGQKIQHELPRAGPPIVAAAPPRPLGLRSPGRLRRATFPPSAADRSCSSRGKPARCSGRIAGKVPLLVPSSSATTTAATRNATSRTRISGSSWMVSTSATRAPSRRSRVRKPS